In Microbacterium sp. 1.5R, the following are encoded in one genomic region:
- a CDS encoding cytochrome c biogenesis CcdA family protein: MNPEVIIGSGALWLAIPVALLAGLVSFLSPCVLPLVPGYLGFLGGAVAPRRVPNPTDGTAVSTVEAPARGRLVVGVLLFILGFSLVFVSLTALGGLANVFLLQWGELITRILGGVIILMGLVFLGLFGFAQRELRFHVDSKAGLIGAPLLGIALGIGWAPCLGPTLTAIFALSFNAGDPVRAGLLGLAYSLGLGIPFLLVALGFGWATKAIGFLRRHIRVVNVIGGVLLILLGLLMVTGLWTEIMSRLTAVMSSVDLPI, encoded by the coding sequence GTGAACCCCGAAGTCATCATCGGATCGGGAGCCCTCTGGCTCGCGATCCCCGTCGCGCTGCTCGCGGGCCTCGTGTCGTTCCTGTCGCCGTGCGTGCTGCCCCTGGTGCCGGGCTACCTCGGATTCCTCGGGGGAGCGGTCGCCCCCCGCCGCGTCCCGAACCCGACGGACGGCACGGCGGTGTCGACGGTCGAGGCCCCCGCTCGCGGCCGACTCGTCGTGGGCGTGCTGCTCTTCATCCTCGGCTTCAGCCTCGTGTTCGTGTCCCTCACCGCGCTCGGCGGGCTCGCCAACGTCTTCCTGTTGCAGTGGGGCGAGCTGATCACTCGCATCCTCGGCGGCGTGATCATCCTGATGGGCCTCGTGTTCCTCGGTCTGTTCGGGTTCGCCCAGCGCGAGCTGCGATTCCACGTCGACTCGAAGGCCGGCCTGATCGGCGCACCGCTGCTCGGCATCGCCCTCGGCATCGGATGGGCGCCGTGCCTCGGACCCACGCTCACCGCGATCTTCGCCCTCTCGTTCAACGCCGGCGACCCGGTGCGGGCGGGCCTGCTCGGGCTGGCGTACTCGCTCGGCCTCGGCATCCCGTTCCTGCTGGTCGCGCTCGGCTTCGGATGGGCGACGAAGGCGATCGGATTCCTGCGCCGGCACATCCGCGTCGTGAACGTGATCGGCGGCGTGCTGCTCATCCTCCTCGGCCTGCTGATGGTCACGGGGCTCTGGACGGAGATCATGTCCCGACTGACGGCGGTGATGAGCAGTGTCGACCTCCCGATCTGA
- a CDS encoding sulfite exporter TauE/SafE family protein: MDIGSVLGLEQLTWGTLILVVVAAFAAGWIDAVVGGGGLLQLPALLLIPGISPIQALATNKLASVFGTATSSVTYYRRAKPDIRTALPMAAIALVGSFGGAAVATVLPAAAFKPIIVVALLAVALFTAFRPQMGAATRLRFSGHKHHIMAGLSGLVIGFYDGLIGPGTGTFLVISLVALLGYDFLQASAKAKIVNLATNTGALLLFIPHGAVLWLLGGILAVANVAGSYLGSRMAISRGTTFIRVVFLVVVVALIAKLGVDVWNENIVPALAQLH, encoded by the coding sequence ATGGACATCGGCAGTGTGCTCGGGCTCGAACAGCTCACCTGGGGCACGCTGATCCTCGTCGTCGTCGCGGCCTTCGCTGCCGGGTGGATCGATGCGGTGGTGGGCGGCGGTGGTCTGCTGCAGCTCCCCGCCCTGCTGCTGATCCCCGGGATCTCGCCGATCCAGGCTCTCGCGACCAACAAGCTCGCGTCCGTGTTCGGCACGGCCACGAGCAGCGTCACCTACTACCGACGTGCGAAACCCGATATCCGCACGGCTCTGCCGATGGCCGCGATCGCCCTGGTCGGATCATTCGGGGGAGCTGCCGTCGCGACTGTTCTGCCGGCCGCCGCCTTCAAGCCGATCATCGTGGTCGCGCTGCTCGCCGTCGCGCTCTTCACGGCCTTCCGCCCGCAGATGGGCGCCGCGACGCGGCTGCGCTTCAGCGGGCACAAGCACCACATCATGGCGGGTCTGTCAGGGCTCGTGATCGGCTTCTACGACGGTCTGATCGGGCCGGGCACCGGCACGTTCCTGGTGATCTCGCTCGTCGCGCTGCTCGGCTACGACTTCCTGCAGGCGAGCGCGAAGGCGAAGATCGTCAACCTGGCCACGAACACCGGCGCCCTGCTGCTCTTCATCCCGCACGGCGCCGTGCTGTGGCTGCTCGGCGGCATCCTCGCGGTCGCGAACGTCGCCGGCAGCTACCTCGGATCCCGCATGGCCATCTCGCGCGGCACGACCTTCATCCGCGTCGTGTTCCTCGTCGTGGTGGTCGCCCTCATCGCCAAGCTCGGCGTCGACGTGTGGAACGAGAACATCGTTCCGGCGCTCGCGCAGCTGCACTGA
- a CDS encoding histidine phosphatase family protein, producing the protein MVASRLHLVRHGEVHNPKRVLYGRLPDYHLSRAGRKMARAAADHIAGLDRPVRGLYSSPLERAQESAEPFAERFGLSPEIDIRLIEPTNVFEGTQMRRSLLNPLKWWHLRQPSLPSWGEPYASIAERMLGMMAEAWRSVDDGDLVMVSHQAPIWITHLRVAGLPLQHDPRTRRCALSSVTSFELVGDVWREVDYAEPAATGGAVDVGAV; encoded by the coding sequence GTGGTGGCATCGCGACTGCACCTCGTCCGCCACGGCGAGGTGCACAACCCCAAGCGCGTGCTCTACGGTCGGCTCCCCGACTATCACCTGAGCAGGGCGGGACGGAAGATGGCGCGAGCCGCCGCCGATCACATCGCCGGGCTCGATCGTCCGGTCCGGGGGCTCTACTCCTCTCCGCTCGAGCGGGCGCAGGAGTCTGCTGAGCCGTTCGCCGAGCGCTTCGGCCTCTCGCCCGAGATCGACATCCGTCTGATCGAGCCGACCAACGTGTTCGAGGGCACGCAGATGCGCCGCTCGCTTCTGAACCCGCTCAAGTGGTGGCACCTGCGGCAGCCGTCGCTGCCCAGCTGGGGTGAGCCCTACGCGTCGATCGCCGAGCGGATGCTGGGCATGATGGCCGAGGCGTGGCGGTCGGTCGACGACGGCGATCTGGTGATGGTGTCCCATCAGGCGCCGATCTGGATCACCCACCTCCGGGTGGCGGGTCTGCCCCTGCAGCACGACCCGCGCACCCGGCGCTGCGCACTGTCGAGCGTCACCTCGTTCGAGCTGGTGGGCGACGTGTGGCGTGAGGTCGATTACGCCGAACCTGCGGCGACCGGCGGTGCGGTGGACGTGGGAGCAGTCTGA
- a CDS encoding MerR family transcriptional regulator: MKSSIESPWSVGEVAERFELPTNVLRHWESVGLLRPARDTAGRRRYGQDDVVRIAVIQRSKAAGMTLDQIAVLLDDGSAGRHEVLQRHLDDLDRRMEDMRRSREMTEHAMGCRSHDIATCPRFRASVEDVLARL; encoded by the coding sequence ATGAAGTCAAGCATCGAGAGTCCGTGGTCCGTGGGAGAGGTCGCCGAACGCTTCGAGCTGCCCACGAACGTGCTCAGGCACTGGGAGTCGGTCGGCCTGCTGCGCCCCGCGCGGGACACCGCAGGGAGGCGCCGCTACGGCCAGGACGACGTCGTGCGCATCGCCGTCATCCAGCGCAGCAAGGCAGCCGGGATGACCCTCGATCAGATCGCCGTGCTCCTCGACGACGGCAGCGCGGGGCGTCACGAGGTGCTGCAGCGGCACCTCGACGATCTCGATCGGCGCATGGAGGACATGCGCCGTTCGCGGGAGATGACCGAGCACGCGATGGGATGCCGGTCGCACGACATCGCCACCTGCCCGCGCTTCCGGGCCAGCGTGGAGGACGTCCTCGCGCGTCTCTGA
- the ccsB gene encoding c-type cytochrome biogenesis protein CcsB produces the protein MFDLEVISPILLWTAIAIYAAAFVAYAFDLARRSQLSADAATVQEFELVGAGTRSRGGKAATAAAASGSDVAPQRFVMARIGTSLTVLAFIFHLAATLTRGLAAGRVPWANLYEFAMMGTLLIVAVFLVVLTRIDLRFLGTFITGLVVVLLGLSATNFYVDVSPLMDPLKSVWLVIHVFVASLGTAFFALAFALSVIQLMQSRRERLISEGAEKTGPGFLRTFPGSERLESMAYRFTIIGFILWTFTLIAGSIWAYYAWSRFWGFDVKETWTFVIWVLYAGYIHARATRGWRGNPSAWLAIVGFSAVLFNFTIVNVFFKGLHAYSGLS, from the coding sequence ATGTTCGATCTCGAAGTGATCTCGCCGATCCTGCTGTGGACGGCGATCGCGATCTATGCGGCGGCCTTCGTGGCCTACGCCTTCGACCTCGCCCGTCGGTCGCAGCTGTCCGCGGACGCGGCGACCGTGCAGGAGTTCGAACTCGTCGGAGCCGGAACCCGTTCGCGCGGCGGCAAGGCGGCGACGGCTGCCGCGGCATCCGGATCCGATGTCGCTCCGCAGCGCTTCGTGATGGCCCGCATCGGGACCTCGCTGACCGTGCTCGCGTTCATCTTCCATCTCGCCGCCACGCTCACCCGTGGTCTCGCGGCCGGGCGAGTGCCGTGGGCCAACCTCTACGAATTCGCGATGATGGGAACGCTGCTGATCGTCGCCGTGTTCCTGGTGGTGCTGACGCGCATCGATCTGCGCTTTCTCGGCACGTTCATCACCGGTCTGGTCGTCGTGCTGCTGGGTCTCTCCGCCACGAACTTCTACGTCGACGTCTCGCCCCTGATGGACCCGCTGAAGAGCGTGTGGCTGGTGATCCACGTCTTCGTGGCCTCGCTCGGCACCGCGTTCTTCGCTCTGGCCTTCGCCCTCTCGGTGATCCAGCTGATGCAGTCGCGTCGCGAGCGCCTCATCTCCGAGGGCGCGGAGAAGACCGGCCCCGGATTCCTGCGCACGTTCCCCGGGTCCGAGCGACTCGAGAGCATGGCCTACCGCTTCACGATCATCGGCTTCATCCTCTGGACGTTCACGCTGATCGCCGGCTCCATCTGGGCCTACTACGCCTGGAGCCGCTTCTGGGGCTTCGACGTCAAGGAGACCTGGACCTTCGTCATCTGGGTTCTCTACGCCGGGTACATCCACGCTCGCGCGACGCGCGGCTGGCGCGGCAACCCCTCGGCGTGGCTGGCGATCGTCGGCTTCTCGGCCGTGCTCTTCAACTTCACGATCGTCAACGTCTTCTTCAAGGGTCTGCACGCATACTCGGGCCTCAGCTGA
- a CDS encoding TlpA family protein disulfide reductase produces the protein MPLASTVRPIRSGRSSRIRPSRRAVGAALAAVLAIGLSACAPDPVNDSFLSGDNPGYVAADGAIVEIPVAERGEPVTDFGGLTEDGEDFSSSDLAGKVTVVNFWYAGCAPCRLEAEDLESVWQEHGGDDVAFLGINTRDQADTAKAFSAEFGVTYPSLIDVDTAEAKLAFASSVPIQATPTTLVLDKQGRVAARIIGPIDGTSILSTLVKDALAEDS, from the coding sequence GTGCCACTCGCCTCGACGGTTCGTCCGATCCGCAGCGGCCGCTCCTCCCGCATCCGGCCATCTCGCCGCGCGGTCGGGGCCGCGCTCGCCGCGGTGCTCGCCATCGGTCTGAGCGCCTGCGCTCCCGATCCCGTGAACGACTCGTTCCTCAGCGGTGACAACCCGGGCTATGTCGCGGCAGACGGAGCGATCGTCGAGATTCCGGTCGCCGAACGCGGCGAACCCGTCACCGATTTCGGCGGACTCACCGAGGACGGCGAGGACTTCTCCAGCTCTGACCTCGCGGGCAAGGTCACGGTCGTCAACTTCTGGTACGCCGGATGCGCCCCGTGCCGCCTCGAGGCGGAAGACCTCGAGAGCGTCTGGCAGGAGCATGGCGGCGACGACGTCGCCTTCCTGGGCATCAACACGCGCGATCAGGCCGACACCGCGAAGGCGTTCTCCGCCGAGTTCGGTGTGACCTACCCGAGCCTCATCGACGTCGACACGGCCGAGGCGAAGCTCGCCTTCGCGTCGTCGGTGCCGATCCAGGCGACCCCCACCACTCTCGTGCTCGACAAGCAGGGTCGCGTGGCCGCCCGCATCATCGGGCCCATCGATGGCACCTCGATCCTCTCGACGCTCGTCAAGGACGCGCTCGCGGAGGACTCGTGA
- the resB gene encoding cytochrome c biogenesis protein ResB: MSSTTERSSDPLRPSDHVDGEESITQPRLGFVGWLRWGWRQLTSMRTALILLLVLAIAAIPGSIFPQRMADPNGVTQWERDNPDLFPVLDGLKMFDVYLSPWFSAIYLLLFASLVGCVIPRIRHHAKALQARPPRTPARLKRLADFRAVERASTDAPAEAAASIDIAQKQLKALGYRVERYDDKRSSSVSAERGYWRESGNLLFHLALVGVLITVGVGGGFAYTGQRVLVEGETFANTLLDYDSMNRGRFVSDGALAPYSMRLDSFDVTYQPFGEPGSGQAGDFSANVTVQENGEERTGSVKVNEPLGVADDNVFLLGNGYAPTITVRNPDGDVVFTNSTPFLPQDNNMTSLGVIKIPDGLSEQVGLVGFFYPTTGVLDTGAFFSGFGDLTNPTLTLDVYTGDLGINEGIPRSVYVLDTTGMTKVTGRTTDLESIELAPGQTADLPNGLGTVTFEDESPAGATDASQSVKRFASLQIHRDASGPWVLGFALLALGGLMLALFIPRRRVWVKATAQDGAVSLEYAGLARGEDPTLATAVDDLVAGHARLMDAAGVTTAVEVEEPDTDTSEAEDTEADGSDADGSDQAATAPETPADRDSARPASDTPKVD, encoded by the coding sequence GTGAGCAGCACAACCGAGAGGTCGAGCGATCCGCTCCGGCCGTCCGACCACGTCGACGGCGAAGAGTCGATCACCCAGCCCCGCCTCGGATTCGTGGGCTGGCTGCGCTGGGGATGGCGTCAGCTGACCTCGATGCGCACCGCGCTGATCCTGCTGCTCGTGCTCGCGATCGCGGCGATCCCCGGCTCGATCTTCCCCCAGCGGATGGCCGACCCCAACGGCGTCACGCAGTGGGAGCGCGACAACCCCGATCTCTTCCCCGTGCTCGACGGGCTGAAGATGTTCGACGTCTACCTCTCGCCGTGGTTCTCGGCGATCTACCTGCTGCTGTTCGCCTCGCTCGTCGGCTGTGTCATCCCGCGCATCCGCCACCATGCGAAGGCCCTGCAGGCACGCCCCCCGCGCACCCCTGCACGTCTGAAGCGCCTCGCCGACTTCCGCGCGGTCGAGCGCGCCTCGACGGACGCTCCGGCAGAGGCCGCCGCATCGATCGACATCGCGCAGAAGCAGCTCAAAGCCCTGGGCTACCGGGTCGAGCGGTACGACGACAAACGATCGTCGTCGGTCTCGGCCGAGCGCGGCTACTGGCGTGAATCGGGCAACCTGCTCTTCCACCTCGCTCTCGTCGGCGTCCTGATCACGGTGGGCGTCGGGGGAGGGTTCGCGTACACCGGACAGCGCGTCCTGGTCGAGGGCGAGACGTTCGCGAACACCCTGCTCGACTACGACTCGATGAACCGCGGCCGCTTCGTGAGCGACGGAGCACTCGCGCCCTACTCGATGCGTCTCGACAGCTTCGACGTCACGTACCAGCCGTTCGGCGAGCCGGGCTCGGGCCAGGCCGGCGACTTCTCGGCCAACGTCACCGTGCAGGAGAACGGCGAGGAGCGCACCGGATCGGTCAAGGTCAACGAGCCCCTCGGCGTCGCCGACGACAACGTCTTCCTGCTCGGCAACGGCTACGCGCCGACGATCACCGTGCGCAACCCCGATGGGGACGTGGTGTTCACGAACAGCACGCCGTTCCTGCCGCAGGACAACAACATGACCTCGCTGGGCGTCATCAAGATCCCCGACGGCCTCAGCGAGCAGGTCGGCCTCGTCGGCTTCTTCTACCCGACGACGGGGGTGCTCGACACCGGCGCGTTCTTCTCGGGATTCGGCGACCTCACCAACCCGACCCTCACGCTCGACGTCTACACCGGCGACCTGGGCATCAACGAGGGCATCCCGCGGTCGGTCTACGTGCTCGACACCACTGGCATGACCAAGGTCACCGGGCGCACGACGGACCTCGAATCGATCGAGCTGGCACCCGGACAGACAGCCGACCTGCCGAACGGCTTGGGAACCGTGACCTTCGAGGACGAGTCCCCGGCGGGTGCGACAGACGCGTCGCAGTCGGTCAAGCGCTTCGCCTCGTTGCAGATCCACCGCGACGCGTCTGGTCCCTGGGTGCTCGGCTTCGCGCTTCTCGCGCTCGGCGGTCTGATGCTCGCCCTGTTCATCCCGCGACGCCGGGTGTGGGTCAAGGCGACGGCACAGGACGGCGCCGTCTCTCTCGAGTACGCCGGTCTCGCTCGCGGCGAGGACCCGACGCTCGCGACGGCCGTCGACGACCTCGTGGCAGGTCATGCGCGTCTGATGGACGCGGCCGGGGTCACGACGGCGGTCGAGGTCGAGGAGCCCGACACCGACACCTCAGAGGCGGAAGACACTGAGGCTGACGGCTCCGACGCCGATGGCTCCGACCAGGCGGCGACGGCACCCGAGACGCCCGCCGACCGCGACTCCGCGCGCCCCGCATCCGACACCCCGAAAGTAGACTGA
- a CDS encoding DUF5684 domain-containing protein: MDSNGISDLYASIFSGTTGLIVLVFYVLVAVGLWKVFTKAGYPGILAVIPIVNVVFLVKIAGMSGWLALLYLIPIVGFVFGIIVAVRLGERFGKGGLFSFFLLFVFPYIGYLILGFGDSRYSRA, from the coding sequence ATGGACTCCAACGGCATCTCCGACCTGTACGCGTCGATCTTCTCCGGCACGACCGGACTCATCGTGCTCGTCTTCTACGTCCTCGTCGCGGTCGGTCTGTGGAAGGTGTTCACCAAGGCGGGGTACCCCGGCATCCTCGCCGTCATCCCGATCGTGAACGTGGTGTTCCTCGTGAAGATCGCCGGGATGTCCGGCTGGCTCGCACTGCTCTATCTCATCCCCATCGTCGGCTTCGTCTTCGGGATCATCGTGGCGGTGCGACTCGGCGAGCGGTTCGGCAAGGGAGGGCTCTTCTCCTTCTTCCTGCTCTTCGTCTTCCCCTATATCGGCTATCTCATCCTCGGCTTCGGCGACTCCCGCTACAGCAGGGCGTGA
- the aspS gene encoding aspartate--tRNA ligase, with product MLRTHSAGSLRAEHIGQTVTLSGWVDRRRDHGGVAFIDLRDASGIAQVVIRDEEIAHPLRNEFVLKVTGEVSRRPEGNANPNLPTGEIELIATDVEVLNESAPLPFQVSTAVADTETVGEEARLKYRYLDLRRPAAASALRLRSNVYKAVRDVLHGEDFTEVETPTLTRSTPEGARDFVVPARLHPGSWYALPQSPQLFKQLLMVGGVEKYYQIARCYRDEDFRADRQPEFTQLDIEMSFVDQEDVITLMESLIVAMWKTIGVDVQTPLPRMTYAEAMAKYGSDKPDLRFGLELVEATEYFAETPFRVFQAEYVGAVVMPGGASQPRKQLDAWQDWAKQRGARGLAYVLFNEDGSLGGPAAKNLSEAEQAGLAEFVGASAGDCVFFAAGSTKESRALLGAARVEIGRRLGFLNPDEFAFTWVVDAPMFEPAADAVASGDVAVGAGAWTAVHHAFTGPKPEFQDTFDTDPGSALAYAYDIVCNGSELGGGSIRIHREDVQKRVFEVMGISDEVAQEQFGFLLDAFKFGAPPHGGIALGMDRVLQHLSKTESIRDVIAFPKSGNGFDPLTAAPAPITAEQRAEAGVDFEPADDEA from the coding sequence GTGCTTCGCACCCACTCGGCAGGCTCACTGCGAGCCGAGCATATCGGTCAGACCGTCACCCTCTCGGGTTGGGTCGATCGCCGTCGTGATCACGGAGGAGTCGCGTTCATCGATCTTCGGGATGCGTCCGGCATCGCGCAGGTCGTCATCCGCGATGAGGAGATCGCGCACCCGCTGCGCAACGAGTTCGTCCTCAAGGTCACCGGCGAGGTCTCGCGTCGCCCCGAGGGCAACGCGAACCCCAACCTCCCAACCGGCGAGATCGAGCTCATCGCGACCGACGTCGAGGTGCTGAACGAGTCCGCTCCGCTGCCGTTCCAGGTGTCGACCGCCGTCGCCGACACCGAGACGGTCGGCGAGGAGGCGCGCCTCAAGTACCGCTATCTCGACCTGCGTCGCCCCGCCGCGGCATCCGCTCTGCGTCTGCGCTCGAACGTCTACAAGGCCGTCCGCGATGTGCTGCACGGCGAGGACTTCACCGAGGTCGAGACGCCGACCCTCACGCGCTCGACGCCCGAGGGCGCCCGCGACTTCGTCGTGCCCGCCCGTCTGCACCCGGGCAGCTGGTACGCCCTGCCGCAGTCGCCGCAGCTGTTCAAGCAGCTGCTCATGGTCGGCGGCGTCGAGAAGTACTACCAGATCGCCCGCTGCTACCGCGACGAGGACTTCCGCGCCGACCGCCAGCCGGAGTTCACGCAGCTCGACATCGAGATGAGCTTCGTCGACCAGGAAGACGTCATCACGCTGATGGAGTCGCTCATCGTCGCGATGTGGAAGACCATCGGCGTCGACGTGCAGACCCCGCTGCCCCGCATGACCTACGCCGAGGCGATGGCCAAGTACGGCTCCGACAAGCCCGACCTGCGCTTCGGACTCGAGCTGGTCGAGGCGACCGAGTACTTCGCCGAGACCCCGTTCCGGGTGTTCCAGGCCGAGTACGTCGGCGCGGTCGTCATGCCCGGCGGTGCGAGCCAGCCCCGCAAGCAGCTCGACGCGTGGCAGGACTGGGCCAAGCAGCGCGGTGCGCGTGGCCTCGCGTACGTCCTCTTCAACGAGGACGGCTCGCTCGGCGGCCCCGCCGCCAAGAACCTGTCCGAGGCGGAGCAGGCGGGCCTCGCCGAGTTTGTCGGCGCATCCGCGGGTGACTGCGTGTTCTTCGCCGCCGGATCGACGAAGGAGAGCCGTGCACTGCTCGGCGCCGCCCGCGTCGAGATCGGACGTCGTCTCGGCTTCCTGAACCCCGACGAGTTCGCGTTCACGTGGGTCGTCGACGCTCCGATGTTCGAGCCGGCAGCGGATGCCGTGGCGTCGGGTGACGTCGCCGTCGGCGCCGGAGCCTGGACGGCCGTGCACCACGCGTTCACGGGGCCGAAGCCCGAGTTCCAGGACACGTTCGACACCGACCCCGGTTCGGCTCTCGCCTATGCATACGACATCGTGTGCAACGGCTCCGAGCTCGGCGGCGGATCGATCCGCATCCACCGCGAAGACGTGCAGAAGCGCGTGTTCGAGGTCATGGGCATCAGCGACGAGGTCGCGCAGGAGCAGTTCGGCTTCCTGCTGGACGCTTTCAAGTTCGGCGCCCCGCCGCACGGTGGAATCGCCCTCGGCATGGACCGCGTGCTGCAGCACCTGTCGAAGACCGAGTCGATCCGCGACGTCATCGCCTTCCCGAAGTCGGGCAACGGGTTCGACCCGCTGACAGCCGCTCCGGCACCGATCACGGCCGAGCAGCGCGCCGAGGCCGGCGTCGACTTCGAGCCCGCGGACGACGAGGCCTGA
- a CDS encoding NAD(P)/FAD-dependent oxidoreductase: protein MYDAIVIGAGPAGLQAALTLGRMHRPTLLLDSGEYRNGTVLHMHNVIANDGTPPAEFRATARAQLAEYPDVELRDVGAQTVTGSDGGFVVRLADGETVETRHVILATGVADDLPDIPGLQDLWGTKAFSCPFCDGHEHAGRSIGILGPAPRAEHLIGLLGRIVGDITVFPVEQPFSADETRTLEGLGVRVSAEPVAAVAPEAADVRITTASTAHTVAGVFVASGSLRHRAPFADQLGLELLPSGSIEIDDFGRTSQPGVFAAGDLAHRASLPGPMASVLLASAAGQMAAVGVIQSLMAH, encoded by the coding sequence ATGTACGACGCGATCGTGATCGGCGCAGGCCCCGCCGGCCTCCAGGCGGCATTGACCCTCGGGCGGATGCACCGCCCCACGCTGCTTCTGGATTCGGGCGAATACCGCAACGGCACCGTGCTGCACATGCACAACGTCATCGCGAACGACGGAACTCCCCCGGCGGAGTTCCGCGCGACGGCGCGAGCGCAGCTCGCCGAGTACCCGGATGTCGAGCTCCGCGACGTCGGAGCACAGACGGTGACCGGCTCAGACGGCGGCTTCGTCGTACGACTCGCCGACGGCGAGACGGTCGAGACCCGACATGTCATCCTCGCGACCGGCGTCGCCGACGATCTCCCCGACATCCCCGGACTTCAGGACCTCTGGGGCACGAAGGCCTTCAGCTGCCCGTTCTGCGACGGTCACGAGCACGCCGGTCGCTCGATCGGCATCCTCGGGCCCGCTCCTCGAGCCGAGCACCTGATCGGGCTGCTCGGGCGCATCGTCGGCGACATCACGGTGTTCCCCGTCGAGCAGCCGTTCTCGGCCGACGAGACGCGGACTCTCGAAGGCCTGGGCGTTCGGGTCAGTGCGGAACCGGTCGCCGCCGTCGCGCCGGAGGCGGCTGATGTGCGCATCACCACGGCGTCGACCGCGCACACCGTGGCCGGCGTGTTCGTGGCATCCGGTTCACTGCGCCACCGTGCGCCGTTCGCCGATCAGCTCGGCCTGGAACTGCTGCCCTCCGGCTCGATCGAGATCGACGACTTCGGGCGCACATCGCAGCCCGGGGTCTTCGCGGCGGGCGACCTCGCGCACCGGGCGTCGCTTCCCGGACCCATGGCATCGGTGCTGCTCGCGTCCGCTGCCGGTCAGATGGCGGCGGTCGGCGTCATCCAGTCGCTGATGGCGCACTGA
- a CDS encoding ABC transporter substrate-binding protein yields the protein MTNFHRRARIGAGIALFTTAALGLTACATGAETPAAGSDAVDAASATSVEDFGSFSDLEEAAKAEGQLNVIALPRDWANYGEILDLFAEKYPEITINEASPDVSSAEEIQAAKTNEGLDTAPDVFDLGLTVALQNTDVFAPYQVQTWDEIPDALKEPTGLFVGDYGGYMSIGYDSSKFDAPESLDDLKDAAYKGAVAINGDPTQAGAAFAAVGLATVQSDGTLDDFQPGIDFFSDLQKAGNLLKVDVTTATVASGETPVVFDWDYLNAAHATDNKDWKVVVLDGTGYAGYYNQAINKDAPNPAAARLWQEFLYSDEVQNLWLKGGARPARMEAMTEAGTIDADLAAALPEVPSETVVPTEEQSTNAGTLLGEKWAAAVQ from the coding sequence ATGACCAACTTCCACCGCCGCGCACGAATCGGCGCCGGCATCGCCCTGTTCACGACCGCCGCGCTGGGTCTCACCGCCTGCGCCACCGGCGCGGAGACCCCGGCCGCAGGCAGCGACGCTGTCGACGCCGCATCCGCGACCTCGGTCGAGGACTTCGGTTCCTTCTCCGACCTCGAAGAGGCCGCGAAGGCCGAGGGGCAGCTCAACGTCATCGCGCTTCCGCGTGACTGGGCGAACTACGGCGAGATCCTCGACCTCTTCGCCGAGAAGTACCCCGAGATCACGATCAACGAGGCCTCTCCCGACGTGTCGAGCGCCGAGGAGATCCAGGCTGCGAAGACGAACGAGGGCCTCGACACCGCGCCCGACGTGTTCGACCTGGGTCTGACCGTCGCATTGCAGAACACCGACGTCTTCGCGCCGTACCAGGTGCAGACGTGGGACGAGATCCCCGACGCTCTCAAGGAGCCGACCGGCCTCTTCGTCGGCGACTACGGCGGATACATGTCGATCGGCTACGACTCGTCGAAGTTCGACGCTCCCGAGTCGCTCGACGACCTGAAGGATGCCGCCTACAAGGGCGCCGTCGCCATCAACGGAGACCCGACGCAGGCCGGCGCGGCCTTCGCCGCCGTGGGCCTCGCGACCGTGCAGTCCGACGGCACCCTCGACGACTTCCAGCCCGGCATCGACTTCTTCTCCGACCTCCAGAAGGCCGGCAACCTGCTCAAGGTCGATGTGACCACCGCGACCGTGGCCAGCGGCGAGACCCCTGTCGTCTTCGACTGGGACTACCTGAACGCGGCGCACGCCACCGACAACAAGGACTGGAAGGTCGTCGTCCTCGACGGCACCGGCTACGCGGGCTACTACAACCAGGCGATCAACAAGGATGCTCCGAACCCGGCCGCCGCACGCCTGTGGCAGGAGTTCCTCTACAGCGACGAGGTGCAGAACCTGTGGCTGAAGGGCGGCGCACGCCCGGCCCGCATGGAGGCCATGACCGAGGCCGGCACCATCGACGCCGACCTGGCTGCTGCTCTTCCCGAGGTCCCCAGCGAGACGGTCGTCCCGACCGAGGAGCAGTCGACGAACGCCGGAACGCTGCTCGGCGAGAAGTGGGCCGCGGCGGTCCAGTGA